Below is a genomic region from Caulobacter rhizosphaerae.
TCCTGCACGGCCTTGACCGGATCGTCGGCCCCGGCGTCGATCACGTCGGTGGCCCCGAATTGTCTGGCCAGCTCCAGCTTGCTGTGGATGCGGTCGATGGCGATGATCCGGCCGGCCCCGGCCATGGCCGCCCCGTTGATGGTCGCCAGGCCCACGCCGCCGCAGCCGATCACCGCCACGGTCTCGCCGGGCCGCACGCCCGAGGTGTGGATCACCGCCCCGACGCCGGTCATCACCGAGCAGCCGATCAGGGCGGCGCGGTCGAACGGCATGTCGCGGCGGATGGCGACGCAGGCGTGCTCGTGCACCAGCATCTGCTCGGCGAACGACGACAGGTTCAGGAACTGGGCCATCTTCGTGTCGCCGGATCCGGACAGGTCCTCGCGGAACAGTCGCGGTTCCTCGCCCTTGGCGCGCTTGGTTTCCGGGCTGATGCACAGGCTCATATGGCCAGTCAGGCAGACCTCGCAGTGGCCGCAATAGGCGCTGAGGCAGGTGATCACGTGGTCGCCCACCTTGACGGTGCGGACCTCGGACCCGACCGCCTCGACGATCCCGGCGCTCTCGTGGCCCAGCACGGCGGGCAGAGGATGGGGATAGGAGCCTTCGACGAAGTGCAGGTCGGAGTGGCAGACGCCGGCGGCCTTGGTGCGGATCAGCACCTCGCGCGGACCCGGCTTGCCGATCGAGACCTCCTCGATCGTGAGCGGCTTGCCCACTTCGCGCAGAACGGCGGCCTTCATTGGCGATCTCCCTAGTTCGTTTCGGGAGACCCTAGCGGGCGGGCGGGGGGCGAAGGAAGGGGTGTTCGAACAAATGTTCGGAGAGGGCGTCGCCCTCGTCCTTCGACAAGCTCAGGATGAGGATGATGGATGCGCCGCGTTCGAATTCATCCTCATCCTGAGCTTGTCGAAGGACGAGGATGCGGCAAGCCTTACGCCGCGATGGCCACCTTACGCTCGGGCAGGATGGCGTCCACGGCCAGCAGCACGATCATGGCCGCCTCGGTGGTGATCACCGCCGCCACCAGGGGCGAGGCGGCGTCCTCGCCCAGCGGGGGCGGGGGGCTGATGGCGTCGGCCGAGACGATGAAGCTGTCGCAGACGGCGTCGACCAGCAGGCCGGCGACGTCGTCGTGGTGCTCGACCACGATGATCACCTGGCGGGCGCTGTCGGCGGCCACGCCCTTGCCCAGGCGTTCGGACAGGTCGATGACCGGCATCACCTGGCCGCGCAGGTTGATGACGCCGCGCACATAGGGCGGCGCGTCCGGCAGCGGGGTGGCCGGGGTCACGCCGCGGATCTCGCGAACCGCGCCAACGGGCACGCCATAGGTCTGGGTCCCGACTTCGAACGACAGGATCTGCAGATCCTCGCCGGCCGCATAAGCCACGTTCCTGGACATCGCCTGGTCGCCTTCAAGCCTGTCGCCGCCCGTTCTGGGCGCCGTCTTGGCCGCATCCTCGCGCGGAAAGGTGAATCAATCGGCTTGTTTCAAGGATTTAGGACTCCAGGCCATGGTCGCCGAAGCTGACGGCCCCGTTCAGCCTGCGTTCAGCCGCTGGGTCCGAGGATGGTCTCAAGAAGGAGATGGGACGTATCCGAACGCCTCCTCCAGGAAGGAACAGCGTCATGACCCGCAATCTGAAGACCACGATCGGCCGTGTCGCCGCGGGCGTCGCGGCCCTGGCCATGGTCGCCGGCGCCAGCGCCGCCTCGGCCCAAGGCTACCGTCACGGCGGCTATGGCGGCTACTACGGCGGCCGTCACCACCACCACGGCAACGACGCCGGCGTCGCCATCGCTGGCGGCATCGTCGGCCTGGCCCTGGGCGCGGCGATCGCCGGCAACGGCAACAACCACTATCGCAGCGGCTACAGCTACGGCTACGCCCCGCCGCCGCCCCCGCCGCGCTACTACGGCGGCTACGGCTACGGGCGTCCCTATGGCTACGGCTATGGCCGGGGTTACGGCTACGGCCGCGACTGCTGGACCACCCGCGACTACGACCGCTACAGCGGCTCGGTCTACGAGCGGACCGTCTGCCGCTAGGCGAGGTCCACACCGACACGAAGACGCCCCGGGTTCGCACCCGGGGCGTTTTTCGTTTTGGAGCAGTGGTTGGCTTTACCCCGCCGCCGCTTGCAGCCGCTCCAGCACCAGGGGGTGCAGCTCCTGGTTCGAGGCCAGGATCGAGACGCCGGCCACCGGGTCGCCGTGCTCCTCGATGGTGCTGACCTTGCCGCCGCTCTCGGTGACCATCAGCACGCCGGCCGCCACGTCCCACGGCTTGATGTTGCGCTCCCAGTAGCCGTCGAAGCGGCCGGCCGCGACCCAGGCTAGGTCCAGGGCCGCCGAACCGAAGCGGCGCACGCCGGCGACCTTCTGGCTGATCTGGTGCAGTTCCTTGAGGAACTGGGCGTGGCCGGGCTTGCCCAGGAACGGCACGCCGGTGGCCAGGACGGTTTCGTCCAGGTGGCGGCGGGCGGCGACGCGCAGGCGCTTCTCGGCGCCCAGATAGGCGCCCTTGCCCTTTTCGACCCAGAACAGGTCGTTGGTGATGGGGTTGTAGGTGACGCCGGCCACCACCTCGCCCTCGCGCTGCAGGGCGATGTTGACCGCGAAGTGGGGGATGCCGTGCAGGAAGTTGGTGGTGCCGTCCAGCGGGTCGACGATCCAGGTGTGGGTCTTGTCGGTGCCCTCGACCAGGCCGCGCTCCTCGCCCAGGAAGCCATAGCCGGGGCGGGCCTTCTCCAGGATCTCGAAGATCACCTGCTCGGCCTTCTGGTCGGCGGCGGTGACGAAGTCGGCGGGACCCTTCTTGGACACCTGCAACTCGGTGACTTCGCCGAAGTCACGGGCCAGGCCGCGGGCTGCTTTACGCGCAGCGTCGATCATCACGTTCAGGAGGGCGGAAGCGGTGGCCAAGGCGGGTGTTCCTCATAGTTCCCCCTGCGCAGCGTCATGAGGATGACGGCGGGGGATATGCATGCGGGCGGATAGAAAGATCGGGAAAGTGGGCGCGATACCTAGTCGCCTGGGCCGCCGAAAGCAAGGCGAGGGGATTTTGTCGCGCTCAGGCGCCGGGCTTGCGGTCGCGACAATGGAGATGGCGCGCCACCCAGGCCAGCACGCCCAGCACCAGTAGGCCGAAGGCGATCAGCAGCGCCTTGACGATTCTGGGGTCCGCCACGTCCACGATGTCCCCAGACCTGACTTGGACGGTCACCTGGACCGCGTCTCGCGGGATGATTGGGTTTCCGGCCGGAAGGTTCAGGGCTCCGAACGCTGCGAGAGCCAGAAGGACCAAGGCGACAAGTTTCAAACGGGTTTTCATGCTGTCCGTCGTATCGATTTCCTGCGCAGCTTGGCGAGCTTCACCCTTTCCGGCAACCTAAGCGCGGATTCCCACGCCGCCATGTCACATCTACGGCGCCAATCTCGTCCTGCTTCTGAACAACGGAGGGCGTGACGATGCAATGGGCGAAATGGATCCTGCCGGCCATCCTGGCGATCAACGGCGCGGTGATGATGCTGGTCCCGGCCTGGTGGTATCCGCGCGTGCCAGGGGTGATCGAGACCGGGCCGCTGAACGACCACTTCGTGCGCGACATCGGGGCCGCCTACCTGGCCTGCGCCGTGGCCCTGGGCTGGGCGGTGCGGGACCCGGCGCGCGGGCTGGGCGTGGCGGTCGCCGCGGCGGCCTTCCTGACCCTGCACGCCGCCATCCACCTGATCACCCCGTTCTGCGGCGCGGGCCTGCCTTGGCCGCTGCTGGCCCGGGACTTCCCGGGCGTGTTCCTGCCGGCGATCGTCAGCCTGCTGGTGGTGCGATCGTGCGTTCGGCGCCAGAAGAGGACGGCATGAGTCAGCAGGATTCCATCTTCGAGGAACGGCGCGGCGCGATGACGGGCCTGGCCTACCGCATGCTGGGCTCGCGGGCCGACGCCGAGGACGTGGTCCAGGACGCCTGGATCCGCTGGCGCGGCGTCGCGGCCGGTGAGGTCGCCAACCCGGCCGGCTTCCTGAACAAGGTCGTCACCCGCCTGTGCCTGGACCGGCTGAAGTCGGCCCGCGCCCGGCGCGAGGTCTATGTCGGCGAGTGGCTGCCCGAGCCAGTGGTCGACGACGACCACGAGCGCCTGGGCGAGGACCTGTCGGTGGCCTTCTTGCTGGCCCTGGAGCGCCTGACCCCGCTGGAGCGCGCCGCCTTCCTGCTGCACGATGTGTTCGACCTGCCCTTCGCCGAGGTGGCCAAGACCCTGGGACGCGGCGAGGCCGCCTGCCGCCAACTGGCCGCCCGGGCCCGCGAGCACGTCAAGGCCGGCAAGCCGCGCTACCGCCCCACCGCCGAGGAGGAACAGCGCCTGACCAGCGCCTTCCTGACCGCGGCCCTGAGCGGCGACGAGAGCCTGCTGCGTGGGATCCTGGCCCAGGACGTCGTCCTGCACGCCGACGGCGGCGGCGTGGTCAGCGCCAACCTCAACCCCGTGTCGGGCCTGGAGAAGGCCGTGCGCCTGCTGATGGGCATCAAGAAGAAGTGGCCGGCTCCAGAGGGCACGACCGCCCGCCTGGCGCGGATCAACGGCGCCCCCGGCATTGTGCTCAGCCACGACGGCGTGGTGTTCCAGACCATGGGCCTGGAGATCGCAGACGGGCGCATCGCGGCGGTCTACACGATGCGCAATCCGCAGAAGCTGGCGCGGCTGAACAGCTGAGCCGTCGTGCGTCCTTCGAGGCTCGCCCTTGGCTCGCACCTCAGGATGAGGAGGTCGGCACAGGGTTCCTCATCCTGAGGCGCCCGCCCATTCTTGCCTAAGGAGGGCGGGCCTCGAAGGACGCAGGGCCTCGACGTCTAAGGCAAAGCCACCTTCTGC
It encodes:
- a CDS encoding Zn-dependent alcohol dehydrogenase, with the protein product MKAAVLREVGKPLTIEEVSIGKPGPREVLIRTKAAGVCHSDLHFVEGSYPHPLPAVLGHESAGIVEAVGSEVRTVKVGDHVITCLSAYCGHCEVCLTGHMSLCISPETKRAKGEEPRLFREDLSGSGDTKMAQFLNLSSFAEQMLVHEHACVAIRRDMPFDRAALIGCSVMTGVGAVIHTSGVRPGETVAVIGCGGVGLATINGAAMAGAGRIIAIDRIHSKLELARQFGATDVIDAGADDPVKAVQELTGGGVHHSFEAIGLKVTAEQAFKMLRRGGTANIIGMIPVGTMIELHGPDFLGEKKIQGSFMGSNRFPVDMPRLVDAYMGGKLKLDELISRRIKLEDVNSAFDELKRGELARSVIVFD
- a CDS encoding chemotaxis protein CheW: MSRNVAYAAGEDLQILSFEVGTQTYGVPVGAVREIRGVTPATPLPDAPPYVRGVINLRGQVMPVIDLSERLGKGVAADSARQVIIVVEHHDDVAGLLVDAVCDSFIVSADAISPPPPLGEDAASPLVAAVITTEAAMIVLLAVDAILPERKVAIAA
- a CDS encoding inositol monophosphatase family protein — encoded protein: MATASALLNVMIDAARKAARGLARDFGEVTELQVSKKGPADFVTAADQKAEQVIFEILEKARPGYGFLGEERGLVEGTDKTHTWIVDPLDGTTNFLHGIPHFAVNIALQREGEVVAGVTYNPITNDLFWVEKGKGAYLGAEKRLRVAARRHLDETVLATGVPFLGKPGHAQFLKELHQISQKVAGVRRFGSAALDLAWVAAGRFDGYWERNIKPWDVAAGVLMVTESGGKVSTIEEHGDPVAGVSILASNQELHPLVLERLQAAAG
- a CDS encoding sigma-70 family RNA polymerase sigma factor; translation: MSQQDSIFEERRGAMTGLAYRMLGSRADAEDVVQDAWIRWRGVAAGEVANPAGFLNKVVTRLCLDRLKSARARREVYVGEWLPEPVVDDDHERLGEDLSVAFLLALERLTPLERAAFLLHDVFDLPFAEVAKTLGRGEAACRQLAARAREHVKAGKPRYRPTAEEEQRLTSAFLTAALSGDESLLRGILAQDVVLHADGGGVVSANLNPVSGLEKAVRLLMGIKKKWPAPEGTTARLARINGAPGIVLSHDGVVFQTMGLEIADGRIAAVYTMRNPQKLARLNS